Below is a window of Phocoena sinus isolate mPhoSin1 chromosome 2, mPhoSin1.pri, whole genome shotgun sequence DNA.
AGATATGGCCTAATTTGCACTATTAAAAGATTTAatcaatttattatattttctcattagaAATCAGGCATGTATAACGGATAACTCTTaccattttaaaggaaatgtagttaaaatattcataaggaaaaaaaatttgtttttgtctacaatagtaaaaaaagaagACCCTCATAACTGGAATATAATGAATGGTAAAtggaatgcattaaaaaaatatctgaCAACAGGGCCTTAAGTGGTTTAACTGCACTGATGACAAGCCAGCCCCAAATCTGGTTGGTCCTGTGGTTTCCTGTGAACATCTTACACCCATCCCCTCTTCCACACATACATCCCtgtagaaaaaacaaacaaaaccctgaagCATAGCAACACTaacataagtttttttttcctactgaaagTCACACAAAATGAGTTGCTATTATTTGATCTATTGCGTTGTAACATTTACATCTTCATTGTATTTATAACAAGACTAAGCAGATTTGGTGTGAGCTGCTTTTTCCTTCAAGCAGAACAGGGACATCCTTCGAGGGCTGGGAAAGCACAGTGTGACCCATCGAGGCATGTACAGCCACGTACAGCCACTTCAACAGACAGATCCCTCACTGGCCCCCAGTCACTGTGGCAAGAAGCTCCTTTGCAGCTGAGATTACATGCAGTAATGCAGCCTAAGCCCCTCAGGGAGGGCCGGCACCTGCTTCCTTCCATGACAAGGAAGCACAAGGGGAGACCTTGGAGGTCTGGGGCCAGGGCGTAGCCCCTCAGCCACCGGCAAGCCGTCCAGTGGGTAGGCAGCCCCAAAAGTGTGTCATCTTCCTGAAGAACAGGAAGTTTCTATAAGGCAAGAAAAGCTTCTGTAAATCCACTGTTCTCTTAACCTGACCACTATCCTTGGGAGGTGGTGTGGAGACTGGCTCAACTGGCACCCCACGGCACATATCCTACCCCAAGGACACACACGGAGATGACTGCAGATAACACCTGAACCTCCAGGTGACCCTTCAAAGCCCAAGAATTGAGGCAAAACATGACTGTCACTTAGCCTGGTCACACATCATGATAAATGGTGTGAGCAATAGGGGGTGAAGATGTGTGTTAGCCATGCCCGAGTCTGCTGTCTGCACAGCAAGTTCCTCTTTGCTCCAGCTGTATCAGGCTGAGACTGGGCTTTGTGAAATAGGTGTGGTCAGAGAGCTGGGCAGGAAGGAGGCGAGGACAGACTCACCTGTGGAGATCAAGAATTTgactgtctggggcttccctggtggcgcagtggttgagagtctgcctgccgatgcaggggacaccggttcatgccccgatctgggaagattccacatgccgcagagcagctgggcccgtgagccatggccgctgagcctgcgcgtctggagcctgtgctccgtagtgggagagaccacagcaatgagaggcccgcgtaccgcaaaaaaaaaaaaaaaaaaaaaaaatttgactgtCTGAACTGATGGTGTTTGGGGCAGTGGGACAAAGACCAGCTGGGAGGGTCAGAGCTCCTTCTGTGTCTGGGCTCAGGAAGGGCCCCGCCGAGAGATCACCAGCACCACCCAGCCCTTCTGCTCTCAAGACTCTGAAACGGATGGCACGGCCCTCACACCAAGAGGACCATCACATGACCTACACTGTGTGACACGTGGCCTGTCTCCAACCATCAAAGTCCCACACGCtcgggtctgtgtgtgtgttctcacGCTGGCCCAGAGTAAGTGTTGGGAAAGCGATGCCACCTTCCAGAAGTGAGGTGCCTGCACTGTCTGCCCTGCGAGACAAGGCTCTCCAGCCTCCACTTGGGCAGGGCTCCCACACATGCAACCACAATGCCTAGGAAGCCCACCCAGCCTGCTCTCAGAACCCAAGTCCATAAGTCTGTCCTGTGGCAACAAAGGCTGGCACAGATCCATGTGCCCAAGCAAGCATGTACCCCCTCATCTgtgtaaatgaatttttaaaatgctactgaTGCTAGCCTATATacaattcatcccaccttccACACCAGAACCCCACAAACCTGGTGGTTCTTTGCGGGAAGGGCCTGAGGGAGGGCTGGATGgttggaggaaggagaggccaTTCACACCTTTGTGCATTGTGATTCCCACCCCCCTTTACCACCTTCACATATTatccttaatttttaattattaacagGAGTTATCTGGCTTGGGGGTTATGGGCCATTTCGTTTTCTTAATACTTTTCTGTAAAGTAATGAAAGCTAAGAGAAAGTCTAAAGTAACAAATGAAGCAAAGAGGTCTAACCAGAAAGTGTTCCAAGTTTAAGGGAAGAAGGAATCATCTTAGGTCAGGAGTGTGGGGCCCACAGGGTCACAGGCCATGCAGTTCCAGGTGGGAGCAGTGGGCAGGCAGGACGGAGGGCATTCTGCTAGGAGGAGTGCATGGCAGGGAATGGAGCACTGATGGAGGGGCTAGGGTAGCGTGAGGCACTGCTGGCCGTTCCAGACACGAGGGCCCAGCATGCTGGATCACCACCTAGAAAAGAGACTCAGGCCTGCAGTCCAATGAGACTGTCCACTTGTGTCACATCCACACTGGAAGGGTCTGAAATGACACCAGAGTGGACCATGGGGGAGTTTCAACGGGCTCCTGGAAGATGAGTCCAGGTGGCCAGTGGAGTAAGGTGGTGAGAGAGCTCCAGACAGAGGGAAAGCACAGGCAGGAGAGAGACTGATGTCCTCACAAACGAAGAGCCCAGTTCGGCTGGTAGCAGTACCCTGAAGGGTGTCCTACAGAATCCACTCTCTGGGCAGTGGAGGAGGGCACCAGAGCTGCTGATTTGGAGGGGTGCTTTAGGAAGAGGGAGTGGCCAGGTGGAGAATGAGCCCACAGGCCAGTGGGCACAGAATCCAGGCACGGCACTACGAGGGAAGAGGACCAGAGTGAAGGGGTCCAACGGCATTTCTGGAGATGGAGTCTTGATAAAAGGAGGTCAGCACCTCCATCGACATTAACAGTGATGTCAGGGAAAAGGAACAGACGTGGGCAAGAGTGGGATTAGGGAAGGAAACAGCCAGTGTTAACAAAGTGTCACCAGGACATCTGATGGACATTGAAGCTCAATAAAGTAATTGCTCACACCCTGTCCTACAGTTCCTTATTATGGTATGGTAAAGAGAGACAATTTAAGTGACTTTGTCATCAAGATGTATATTATGTTCTTCCTTACTGAGGAATAAATATGTCTTTGCTTTTTTCCAAGGAAAAACTAAACACTCCCACAAAGCAAATGGCAATTAGGATGAATGACAGCAATTCGTACTGTGAGCACAGTGTCATTATACTGGATCTTCACTGTCATTACATGGTAAATACCTGTCCTGGGAGTGTAATTTGCATCCACAAAGCTTGCTACCTTGGCATCAAAGATCTTACTTTTTTGATTCTTGGATTATATGCCAACTGCAGGCAATTTATCCTGTAGCTAGATCCATCCTAAAACCCTGAGCACATTCGTGCACACAGGATCACGTGGgcacttgttaaaatgcagattttaacTGGCCTGGCAGGTGCACTAAGGAGGCCTGGAAGGTACATTTGTACCAAGAAGCCAGATGGGGCTTGGACCTGGTTTGAAGAACTTTGTTCTATAAAACACAAGATTCAGCAAGTTCtttaagaggaacaaacaaaaggTGACAAGTACattctaaggaaaaaataaaggaagaggcaCTTGAAAGTTTCATTTCATTCCTGAACTGCAGTGCATACAAATATTCCCCTCAAATAACTTGAAAAACCTTATGAATCAGTGTTTAAGCTTTTTACTCTCCAAATGTAATACAATTCTTCAGCTAAAACAAGAGTAATGagacaaaatggttctgaaaagtacaatagaaaaatattgtccactggtttatttttccaaatgagcAATAGGCTATTTACAAATAAGCAGATCTCCAATGATGtatattaaaatggcaaatctATTACTGTTTgaaatctaaatgaaaaaaaaatttaaggcacATTTGTTCTGtgaatttaaaacaaactttcTGGTTTAATGACAGATTCATTTCACTTTTGTCCCCAAAACACGTGAGCACCAAGATTATCAAAGAACACTTAATATTTAGTAAAACAGTAAGGAATGTAAAAATTAAGGAGGGGGAGAAGAGTTTTCAAAAGGAAATCTTTGGAGATCAGTTTACtgcaaataaaatatactaaacaTTCCTAATACACATAAATACTAATAACTAACAGGTACTTGGGAAATGGCAGAGTTCTAAACGAtggatattaaataaattaaaggtaTTTCAGATATAAAGgataaaacaaaacagtaattaAAGAATGAGACACCCATCTCCATCAACATAACACAGACAGGATGAAGTGATCAAAATCTGATACATTTCCCCCCAATGCTTTCAttagggttgggttttttttttgtctttgttttagcTTGCATACATTAGATTTATGACAATAATTCTTATTTTCCattctaaatattaatattttaccctttaaaaagaagggtctggagaagagaaaatgcCAGACCCTTCTTGAAATGTAATGCCAGGTCCATTAGGCCACACTAATTACAACAAGAACAGCCATCTATCTTTTACTgtgctttcccttctccctttgctttgaaaaaccttcaaaaatgagacaagactgggggaaacaatCACCTTTGGAAAGCTCTCTTGAAGATGATGATACAGCTACtatcacatttctttatttgACAACTGCAACataaaatggcttaaaaaaattgctgtaaaaaaagacaaaaggtagAATCTGTGCAAAGTTAACAGTTACAACAAAACATTTACCAGAGTTACAGTGTTTTGTTACAATAATACTTTGCAGGAACGTTCATGTTTTCTGCCATAGGACTATAGCAAAGAggtctgaaaaagaaatattaaaaaaaaaagttttgttcatCAGGTACATTTCAAGTCATAATTAAGCAGGTCTGCTACATAATGTTCAGCAAGAAAATGTGTTCAAAAGGCAAACATGATCACATTTTTGTTCAAAAAACTCAATCTTCAAGGAGTCCTCTGTAAGAAAATCAtgtgtaaaatatatccttgtatgGACTTCAAAAACTGATCatacaaaaaaattttgaaaaataaattaagtaattaaaaatgtcttttccaGCAAAGCTGGACATTAGGCTGTCCTCACTGAGCCATTATTATTGCTGCTTTTACTGTAATTTGGGTCATTTTTTTCTAGCCACATTTCAGCCAACTGCTGTGTGGACCCATATGTTGATGCTTTGGACCCCAAGCACATTTTGTACTGTTTGGGATCAAGGTTGGGATCACAAAAGACAGGATGGTGGACGTGGACTACTCCTACTTCTTGGCTCCTAAATGTCTTCAAACCTGCCTGGACAACCTTGTTGAAAAGGTCGACATCCTCGAGCCCCCAGCCTTGGATAGAAACATCAAAGCCACCTACTTGGACGAGATCTCCCTTATAAATACAAGTAATGCCAAACCCATAGTTTCTCCAGAAGCCAGTTTTTTGAGTAAAGGCAAAATGGTTGTCACTGGGAACCTTCCCACTATAAACAATCTTAGGATCGTACTGGCTAAAGATgattggaaaatatatttgttggCCCAGAACTGTATTTGCTCGACATCGCTGAAGAAATTCTGTAGTAAATACAAGGTCAACGTCACAGAAGAAGAGCAAAGATTCATTATTAaattgggaagatcccacttctAGGGCCAGAGCTCTTGAAAATTCTCCAGACACAGGCAAAATCTGCATGTCGGCTTTCGGGTACTTAATGCGGTAATCTCTCATGAGTTCAACTTGCTTGGCCTTGTCGGGGTTGGAGTCAGAATTAAAGAGTAGAACAACGAGCCTGACATTCTGATTCGGAATGAGACATGTCTTCTCAAAGTTCCccatgaatctcacaaacatgtCAAAACGTCCAGACAAAGGAATCAATATAttgatctttttctctttgggttCTTTGTGCTCATCCTTGGACCCAGGGAGCTGAAAGGGAACAAGCTTCTTCAGGGAATTCGAGAGAAAGGACAAGGATCCGGATTCTTGATTGATTTTGTTGGCCAGTTCCTTTGCATCCAGCTCCTCGTGTTCCACAAACTGGATCTTGCTGAAGGTCTGCTGTAAATACGCATGCCTCCGCACAGGCACcgtcattttctttcctttgtgttttttgtaCAGAAGCAGCAGGTCCAGAATGTACTCGGCCCCGTACATGGGATTCACTCGGCGATAGCCATACTGTATCTCCTTAAAATCAATAATGCGCCCTCGGGTCTTGGCGTTGGCATTGATCATCTCCATGACCTGCATGACAATGTCATCCAAGGCCTCCCTCTGCGCGGAGTCCATCCCTCTTCGAGGGGGTTGGCTGTCAGCAGCCGAATACAAATATTTCCCAGTCAGAAACTCCCACTCCAGAATCTCCTCTCGCTGGCGGGGCTGAAACCTCatgaaggaaggaggaattcccagCTGGAGGTCTTCTTTATGAATCTCGGTGTTGCTATATTTGCTCATCAAGACAATCTCTCGGTGCAGCTGGATGGTGCGGTGTCGAAGCTCAGCAATCTTGCGGCTGAGCATGTAGCTGTGGAGCCTGTACTGGTAGGGTGGGTTTTTGTTAGGGTGCAGTGTGATGGCTCGGTGAATTTTACTGTTATGGAGATCTCTAATGTACCCCTTCTTGTTCTGTTCATAATTCTCATAAAAAAGCTGCTGCATctgttaagaaacaaaaaaaagattgctATTAGTATTACATGACTGAGTGTCCCTCTATTCTTATATTTCCTTATAGACCTGCATActctaaaaaaaatctaaatattagAAATCTTTCTAAATGAGTCAGAGCATATCTAAGATCCTAGGTAAAGCCCGATCTACAGCAGTCCAATGAGAGCAGAAGAATTATAAACCACTTAAAGAAACAAGACTTCATCAATAACCAGAGTTAGCCAATACAATTCTGTAGGCAAACAGAATTATGAAAAGGTTTTCCCATGAAGTAAAAGTAAAATCCTGAGCTCACAGGCACACCAACTCAACATACCTGGGAGAGAATGCCACTGCTGGTCCCCAGCAAGCCCATGAAGGGGACCTAAGAGCCAAGGTCCCCTCCCTGAAGACTGGCACCCAAAAGGAGCTGCCATCTGAACAGGAATAAACTGCATCAGTGGAGTGAAAAGGAGAACTCCAGGAAGATGACCCGAGCGCAGGATTAATGCTGCTTCCAGGGAGCTGAGCAGAAGGAAAGCCATCCAGCCACATGCAGGAAGAGGCCTGCAACTGGGAAGGGCATGCTGTAGGTAAAACCAAGGGTCTGCGAGGTTACTGGGAGCACACTTGGAGAATCCTTTAAACATCTCTGTGTTCCTGTGCAGGCAGGAAAGGGCCTGCTTGCTAAGCGTCACGTCTCGAGCACCAGCAGAGCCAGCACATGGGGGCTCAGAGTGTGGAGCTGAAGGACAGGAAAGGCAAGGGGACTCATTATCCCACCCCACTCTCCCTCTGTTCTAGGACACTGACTGCGAGAAACAAAAGTTTGAGATCCATCAGCCAAAACTGGGTCTGTTCCCTCAAGCTAGATAGGGAATATACTTAATTCTCCAGTACATTCAAGCAACTGGATGATGAGCTCTACAAAGCCTTCTAGagtaaagaacaaaaatttccaaaaaattttagtaaaaataacacttgtgggacttccctggcagtccagtggttgggactttgccttccaatgcagggggtacaggttcgatccctggtaggggagctgggatcccacatgcctagctgccaaaaacccaaaacataaaacagaagcaatattgtaacaaattcaataaagactttaaaaatggtccatgtcaaaaaaaatctcaaaaaacaaaaacatttgtgGTCGGTATCTGATAAACTAGTCCTATTTTATTTGTGgctcaactttgtttttcttgatcaTATTATTAAATACTAACTCTTGATAAGGGTGCATGGATTTGGATCAAGTAGGCCTTTGGACagttgtatttttgattttttttccttgagccGCTGAAgttataataatagaaaaatacagaTTAGCATTTTTAcaccccattttctttttctctacaatTACTACAAGCTACCAATAAATGAAGCCAATAAGAGCAAAAAGAAGTTAAGGCTTCTGAAGAatggcttaaaagaaaaaaaaagagcacacaaGTAACGCTGCCGGTGCTGAGCAGGGGCTGCACACGCACCCACTCACTCACTCAATTCCCTGGAGCCGTGAGTCTGCTGAACGCTGACCACCTGTGTCTTGTCCTCAGAGGCGCAACTAGCCTGGAACTGCAACACCTCCTCGCAAGTGCCCTCACCATTTCTGACTTTGCTTTCCAACatcatctacaaacaacaaacgagGTATGTATATACACGGAATTACCCGCTGAAATGATTTCCAAACGTTACATTACTTAGATAAGACagtcaagtaaaaaaaaagtaaagaaaaaaaagaaaaggaaaggaaaggaagcagagTGTCTCTCACCTCTGAGAGAGAGCACCACCTTTCTCAAGTGTGCAGCGGGCACCCCCACACGCGTGCAAGTGCCCACTCACTGTTTCTCTCAGCACAAGCGGCACTTAGTTACTCAAAGTCTTGACTTAATACATGGACCAAAATAAAGCAGTTTGGGATTTGCTGAAAGAGGGCTTGAAGCAACTGATGCCTGCACTCCTCCAACCCTGGATAGACAGGCCACAGAATGATGACCAAGAAAAATGACAAGGTAATCAAATCATAAGGACCATaagaatttatctttcttttaatttcactcCTCAGATGGGTCACAACAAAAGAGGTTTAATGAAAATCCTGTCGAAAGTGTTTTCACTGTTCATTTTCTAGCTGGGCTGATTCCTGGGTACAAACTGCATGGCTGCAAGGTGACAAGTGAGTGCCATCTGAGGATTCAAAACCATGAAGAAACACTGAGGAAAATTCTTTGCAGGTGCTAAAACAAatgctgtcatttccttcctctGACCCTCACCCCTGTATGCCCCAACAACTTGAGGccatttttccagttttaacaAAGTTAGCCTTTACAACATGCATCAAATAGCTGGGCAAGCCACCTGACTCCATGACTCCACCTGAGGACACCACTGTGTGAGGAGAGGCACTCAAAGGTTGGCAACATGCCCACCACAGCAAAGAACTCAGCAACAACCCAATGCTCCATGGTCGGGGACTACTACAGTCACTACCGTAAGCTATATGGTGGAAGGCTTCCTAACAATTTTGGcagagattttaaatatttgttataattacatattacttccattttatctgcttataatttcaaaatttttaacaaTGAGCATGAAGAACCATGTCTTTTTTTGAAAGGTCCCTTTATGTTTCCAAGAATGCAGGCACACTGAGCCATCAGTCTGGCCTTATAAGCTGCTTTCCAAAACTAAGAATACTCTGAAGCAGGTGGTGCTCCTTCCTCTCCCCGTGCTGCCAATCCCATCTCCCCGGGTATTTCAGACCCTGCTCTGCTCCTGCCCTGCTGGGTGATGTCTCAGTCTCCCAATGGGTCTTCTTGCAGAACTGTTCCTTCCTCAATTCTGCATAGTAGCAAAACCAATCTTCTTAAGAATATGAGTGGTAGAACCCACATGATTCTCTCTTCCCAAATACtcttaaaagagaataaagaatgcAAAAGGAATAAACCCATAAGGACCAAGAGAATGGGGTAGGAGACACAGACACAGTAGAGAAGAGATGTCCCAAAATTCTAAGAAAATGGAGAGTGAAGGAAGATGAAACCCAACAGACTGCTCTGAAGAGTAAGCCAATTTATTTAATCCTGAGAACCCTGCGGAAAGATACCAGTGTTGCAAGGTGGGTGGAGGCTCGGGCTGAACACAGGGAGATTGGAGGAACTGGATATATGGAGCAGTGAGAGCCCCACAGTTCCTCCCCACATACCACCATGGCGGGTGGTGGGAGATGCCCAGCAACTTCAAAAACACGCTCCCAGTTATTCCGGCATTTAGATGATGGGTCTGTTGCCAGAATTCATGCAGGGCTGCATATCAATTGTTGCAACTAAACTAGGACTGGTGAGTAGTAAATATTGGCAGTTTCTTGAcacattcatctttttaaaaaaataattaattaatttggggctgtgttgagtcttcactgctgcgtgcggggcctctctagctgcggcgagcgggggccgctccttgctgcggtgtgcgggcttcccattgcagtggcttctcccgttgcaaagcacaggctctaggcgcacgggcttcagcagctgcagcatgcaggctcagtagttgtggctcacaggctccagagcacaggctcagtagttgtggcatgcaggctcacttgctctgcagcatgtgggatcttcgcggaccagggctcgaacccatgtcccctgcattggcaggcagattcttaaccactgtgccaccaaggaagccctaacaCATTCATCATTTACAGTAGTTATTCCTGAATGTCACAGTCTATAGGTTATTTTCCCTTACTCCTCTGGGTTTACTTCATTGATAAGCACATAAGCCTGAAGTTCAATCTGTCCACAAATGAAATCTGAACACCTAGAGAGGGATGCGTTCAAGGCTGACAGTAGAGGGGAAATGAAAGTCTAAACAGTAGGACCCCCAGTCCTCTTCTCCCAAATGGCTCTCAGAACACTGGTCCCCCACTTCTCATTCCAAGTAGGAGGCTGGAAGCATCTTTTCTGTATCAACTAAATAGCCCCACAGATATCTACAGTCCTCCAACAAAAAACATCACCCAAAAGTTGATCACTACAGCAAGGatactagtttaaaaaaatcttgcctATAGAGCTTCTAGTTAGTTTTTCAATGCTTCAGCCTTAAATGACAATTGACAGCCAAGGACCATCAGGCAGTTGAACGAGGGTTCCAATGGGAAAGATGGAgacaaaacaaggaaacaaaaagctTGGTGGAAATAGAAACAATGCAGTGACTAGAAGAAaacctcaacaacaaaaaaaccaaaaattataaGGTATTCAAAGAGAAGGTACTGTATCTGTGCAACaaaaatggaatactataaaaaagataatcagaaaacaaaaaagctctTGAAATTAAACATAagatagcaaaacaaaaagagtagAGATTGAAGATAAAGTTGAAGAatattccagaaaatagaaaaacaaaacaaaacaaaaaaaacaacaggagaGAAGAGTATTCATTCTAGAAAGAGAAAGCACATggggaagaaaacacaaaacatgggTCCAAAATTACTCAGGTGCCTGGATTGAACCCTAAGTGCCCAGAACAAAGAGTACAAATTGGGAACACTAcagataaaactattaaaaacttgcatagaggagaaaaaaggccatatacaaaTAATTCAGAAACTGGAGCGGCACTAAACACAGACAAAACTAAAGAACAATACCTTCAAAAGTGGGAGGAGTGAAAATTATTCTCCACATAGAATTCTCTTCCCAACCAAACTATCCATCAAGTAAAAGGGGAGAACAAATAGCTTCAGATATTGAAGGACTCAAATTCTACCTTGCATTCATTCTTTCCCAGGAAGCTATTAGAGGATGTGCCCATCTGGAATGAGGGGTTAAATCTGGAAAGATGACATAGGATCCCAGAAACAAGGAGTACaacacagaaggaagaaaagagagacccAGAATGACAGTGCAAGGAAATCCTACAAGAAGAGTACTATGGACTgcatgtttgtgtctccccaaattcatgtgttgaaactctaatccccaatgtggcactattaggaggtggggcctttgggaggtgactgAGTTTAGATAAGGCCGTGAGTGTGGGGCCCCCATGATGAGATCCGGGCCCTTATAAGGGGATGAAGCACCAGAGCACTGTCTCCCCActatgaggacacagcaggaaagCAACCATCTGTAAACCAGGCAGAGTCCTACCCGAACCCAACcatgctgacactttgatcttggacttccagcctcctgagtgtttaagccactcagtctacaGTATTTTTGTTCTAGCAGCTGGAACAGACTACGACAAAGAGCTTCGCAGCAGGGAACCAGTGCACACGGTAAAAGGCACAGATGTTCACTGCTTGCATCTCCAGAATCCAgatcagtgcctgacacacgCTGCAAGATACTCAACAAAGAGCTGATGAATTAATGATTAACAGCAGTCTTAATGCATATGAAGTATCAAGAAACTGGAAGATCTCAGTGCAGAAGAACACAGCTGATGTGGATAGATACAATACAATATACTTGTGTTCCTGTGACCAGGATacatgttaaaatgtaaaaatcagcagcacattttgaaaaagaatacacacccTTCCACCAAAGGATATAGctgtcatttgttttttactCCCCAGAACACCAGTATATAAGTGTACATTTTATTCTTAGCTATCAAAACCCTGCACGAGGGGAGCGAGGTCCATCGGGAGTCCTCTATGAAAGCAGGTCTTCCGTGCATGACTGATTATTTCTTACAGACTCGATAGGACAACATGTCCCCAAACATTTTCAGGAATACATTTCTCAAAACATTTTAGAAGCTGTCTGTGGTCATTACTTTCATAGTGACTGAAGTCTAGGTAAGCTTTATCTGAAATACAGAGTGTGTGTGCTAAAggcataaatacagagaaaaatattgaCTGGCAGGCTTCTGAAAGGCTTAAAAACCCCTGGAACCACTGTAGACTGAAAATTTTAAGCTACAGTAAAGTTGTTGTAGGCACCTTCTGGCTGAAGTCTGGCTGAAAGGAATGTTGtgttacattctttttctctttttatgaagaAGAAATCTGTTGCAAGACaaaagtgtgtgtgcgtgtgtgtgcagcatgtgtgtgtgtttgggggaggcagcacttattttattaaaaataaggccAACTCTATGCCCAGATTAGCTGGTGCCCCCCCATGTCACCCCAAAAGATTTAGTCTACTAATAttgctataaaataaatgttttagacAAGCAAGCCACTCACTTGGCAGACTAGATGGAGTACATACCTGCAATGATCTttagaaaaatctaaataaatgccAGTGAAATAGCTCCCTTTCTAAAAGGGCAAATAAGGGTATAAGTACTTCACAGATGATTAGATAGAATGTAACAGGTGAGGACATGCACTTCCACATAAGGATATTAATGGTAATACTCAGACCCTGCCCGAATCGGCTTCCAGTGGCACCTTTTGGTCCTTTAGCACATTTAGCAATCTCCCTGAACTTCTATACAAAGTCTTATTACAAATGACTTTGGTGTAGAGGTAAggaaccattttcttttcaccCTCAATGTGGTGCaacaggagaggaagaggaaaaattcagatttcaggGAAACTTTTTTGGAGAAGAGAAATACATGTTACAAATCAACTTCAAAATTAAGAACAGGAATATAAAGTATAATTCAAAGTAAAAATTTCAATGAGATAT
It encodes the following:
- the CHSY1 gene encoding chondroitin sulfate synthase 1, with product MAVRGRRAWLSVLLGLVLGFVLASRLVLPRASELKRAGPRLRASPEGCRPGQAAAASHAGGARGDARGEQLWPHGRAQDGGPHDSNFLFVGVMTAQKYLQTRAVAAYRTWSKTIPGKVEFFSSEGSDTSIPIPIVPLRGVDDSYPPQKKSFMMLKYMHDHYLDKYEWFMRADDDVYIKGDRLENFLRSLNSSEPLFLGQTGLGTTEEMGKLALEPGENFCMGGPGVIMSREVLRRMVPHIGKCLREMYTTHEDVEVGRCVRRFAGVQCVWSYEMQQLFYENYEQNKKGYIRDLHNSKIHRAITLHPNKNPPYQYRLHSYMLSRKIAELRHRTIQLHREIVLMSKYSNTEIHKEDLQLGIPPSFMRFQPRQREEILEWEFLTGKYLYSAADSQPPRRGMDSAQREALDDIVMQVMEMINANAKTRGRIIDFKEIQYGYRRVNPMYGAEYILDLLLLYKKHKGKKMTVPVRRHAYLQQTFSKIQFVEHEELDAKELANKINQESGSLSFLSNSLKKLVPFQLPGSKDEHKEPKEKKINILIPLSGRFDMFVRFMGNFEKTCLIPNQNVRLVVLLFNSDSNPDKAKQVELMRDYRIKYPKADMQILPVSGEFSRALALEVGSSQFNNESLLFFCDVDLVFTTEFLQRCRANTVLGQQIYFPIIFSQYDPKIVYSGKVPSDNHFAFTQKTGFWRNYGFGITCIYKGDLVQVGGFDVSIQGWGLEDVDLFNKVVQAGLKTFRSQEVGVVHVHHPVFCDPNLDPKQYKMCLGSKASTYGSTQQLAEMWLEKNDPNYSKSSNNNGSVRTA